A single window of Acidimicrobiales bacterium DNA harbors:
- the dhaA gene encoding haloalkane dehalogenase — protein MRILRTPDDRFVDLPDFPFEPRYVQVPSGDGETLRVHYVDEGDPDGPVVLMLHGEPSWSFLYRKMIPTLVDAGLRAIAVDLVGFGRSDKPAERSDYTYARHVFWTEAAVFGQLELRDVTLVCQDWGGLVGLRMLAAHPERFARVVAANTFLPTGDRAPGDAFMAWRRFSQETPEFPVSRIIQAGCVNRLPEDVARAYDAPFPSEEHKAGARQFPLLVPITPDDPEAEANRRAWQVLERLETPFLTAFSDSDPITAGADAILRERIPGARGMPHTTIEGAGHFLQEDRGEELARVVVSFVEES, from the coding sequence GTGCGAATCCTCCGCACCCCCGACGACCGGTTCGTCGACCTCCCCGACTTCCCGTTCGAACCCAGATACGTGCAGGTTCCCTCGGGCGACGGGGAGACCCTGCGCGTGCACTACGTCGACGAGGGCGACCCGGACGGTCCCGTCGTTCTCATGCTCCACGGCGAGCCGTCCTGGAGCTTCCTGTACCGCAAGATGATCCCCACTCTGGTCGACGCCGGTCTGCGTGCGATCGCCGTGGACCTCGTCGGGTTCGGACGGTCGGACAAGCCTGCGGAGCGGTCCGACTACACGTACGCGCGTCATGTCTTCTGGACCGAAGCCGCCGTCTTCGGACAGCTCGAGCTCAGGGACGTGACTCTCGTCTGCCAGGACTGGGGAGGCCTCGTCGGCCTGCGGATGCTGGCGGCACACCCCGAGCGTTTCGCGCGGGTGGTCGCCGCCAACACCTTCCTTCCCACCGGAGACAGGGCTCCGGGCGATGCCTTCATGGCCTGGAGGCGATTCTCTCAGGAGACGCCCGAATTCCCGGTGAGCCGGATCATTCAAGCGGGCTGCGTGAACCGACTCCCCGAGGACGTCGCCCGAGCATACGACGCGCCGTTCCCCTCCGAGGAGCACAAGGCGGGCGCCCGTCAGTTCCCGTTGCTGGTCCCGATCACCCCCGACGACCCGGAAGCCGAGGCGAACCGGCGAGCCTGGCAGGTCTTGGAACGTCTGGAGACCCCCTTCCTCACCGCGTTCTCTGATTCCGATCCGATCACGGCGGGTGCCGACGCGATTCTGAGGGAACGGATCCCCGGGGCTAGGGGAATGCCCCACACCACCATCGAAGGAGCAGGTCACTTCCTCCAAGAAGACAGGGGCGAAGAGCTGGCCCGTGTGGTCGTAAGCTTCGTCGAAGAAAGCTGA
- the fadA3 gene encoding acetyl-CoA acetyltransferase encodes MPEAVIVSTARTPIGRANKGSLVDVRPDDMVAFIIDAALKKVPELDRNEVEDVIVGCGEPAGESGYNIARVAAILADMPDVPGTTVNRYCSSSLQAIRMAAHAIKAGEGDVFVCAGVETVSRYMNGFADMGPHNEKFAEAEARTAERAKGGAEPWTFPEGLPDIYIAMGQTAENVAEFKNVSRQRMDEFAKLSQDRAVASQENGFFEREIVPYPKPDGTLVTKDDGPRPNTTLEKLAELQPAFRPDGKVTAGNSCPLNDGAAAVIVMSDTRARELGITPLARIIASAVTGLHPEIMGLGPIEASRKCLERAKMTIDDIDLVEINEAFAAQVIPCADELGIEWDKLNVNGGSIALGHPFGMTGARIMCTLINGLQDRDLTYGLETMCVGGGQGMAMIIERLS; translated from the coding sequence ATGCCGGAAGCCGTGATCGTATCGACCGCTCGCACGCCCATCGGGCGTGCCAACAAAGGGTCGCTCGTGGACGTACGACCCGACGACATGGTGGCCTTCATCATCGACGCCGCCCTGAAGAAGGTCCCCGAACTGGACCGCAACGAGGTGGAGGACGTGATCGTCGGGTGTGGTGAGCCGGCGGGCGAGTCGGGGTACAACATCGCGCGGGTCGCCGCGATTCTCGCCGACATGCCCGACGTACCGGGCACGACGGTGAACCGCTACTGCTCCTCCTCGCTGCAGGCGATCAGGATGGCGGCCCACGCGATCAAGGCCGGAGAGGGCGACGTGTTCGTCTGCGCCGGGGTGGAGACGGTGAGCCGCTACATGAACGGCTTCGCCGACATGGGACCGCACAACGAGAAGTTCGCGGAAGCCGAGGCTCGCACCGCCGAACGCGCCAAGGGCGGGGCGGAGCCCTGGACCTTCCCCGAAGGCCTGCCGGACATCTACATCGCCATGGGACAGACGGCCGAGAACGTGGCCGAGTTCAAGAACGTGTCCCGGCAGCGGATGGACGAGTTCGCGAAGCTGTCTCAGGACAGGGCGGTCGCCAGCCAGGAGAACGGCTTCTTCGAACGGGAGATCGTCCCCTATCCGAAGCCGGACGGGACGCTCGTGACCAAGGACGACGGCCCACGGCCGAACACGACTCTCGAGAAGCTCGCCGAGCTTCAGCCTGCCTTCAGGCCCGACGGAAAGGTCACCGCGGGCAACTCCTGCCCTCTGAACGACGGGGCCGCCGCGGTGATCGTCATGAGCGACACACGTGCCAGGGAGCTGGGGATCACGCCGCTGGCCAGGATCATCGCCTCCGCCGTGACCGGCCTGCATCCCGAGATCATGGGCCTCGGGCCGATCGAGGCCTCCCGCAAGTGCCTCGAGCGGGCGAAGATGACCATCGACGACATCGACCTGGTCGAGATCAACGAGGCGTTCGCCGCCCAGGTGATCCCGTGCGCCGACGAGCTCGGCATCGAGTGGGACAAGCTGAACGTCAACGGCGGTTCGATAGCGCTCGGCCACCCCTTCGGGATGACCGGGGCGCGGATCATGTGCACCCTGATAAACGGCCTGCAGGACCGCGACCTCACCTACGGCCTCGAGACCATGTGCGTCGGAGGCGGTCAGGGCATGGCCATGATCATCGAACGGCTGAGCTGA
- a CDS encoding acylphosphatase, with product MIRRRVVVEGRVQGVYFRDTCARVARDRSVSGWVRNLADGRVEAVFEGRQEDVEALIDWCRSGPSRARVTGIEVIPEEPKGERGFEVIPGWH from the coding sequence GTGATACGCCGACGGGTGGTGGTGGAAGGCCGGGTGCAGGGTGTCTACTTTCGGGACACCTGTGCACGTGTGGCTCGTGATCGGTCCGTATCCGGATGGGTGAGGAACCTGGCAGACGGACGCGTAGAGGCGGTTTTCGAGGGCCGACAGGAGGACGTGGAAGCTCTGATCGACTGGTGTCGGAGCGGACCCTCTCGGGCGAGGGTCACAGGGATAGAGGTGATCCCCGAAGAACCGAAGGGCGAGCGGGGTTTCGAGGTGATACCAGGGTGGCATTGA
- a CDS encoding sulfotransferase family protein, protein MGGYLRLPPGAFPALADEGAHADLVGPHARGEEQPVKVLFVVSSGRSGSTVIDRMLGQFPGVWGAGEISWIWESSLLNNGRCGCGAKFHECPQWNKVFDLLGGMDAVDAEAMVAFWRRDDKMLGPHFPRLLSRSGRRSIPEFTDAARVLELLMAAMRRVASCRVIVDTTKNPFHYAYLQKSPVVDPYLLLLLRDPRAVAYSWARPKKELGYDDGRPMPREPLVKSALWWDLIVQFTSMFGRDRPERFMVLRYEEFVEAPRRVLDEIGEFCGEKWDWSGVEVPGADDEFRVGLNHSVWGNPMRFSDETLRVRPDERWKAMPPGQKAVVAALCAPWMLRTGYLGSGSRSGSRGA, encoded by the coding sequence GTGGGCGGCTATCTGAGACTCCCCCCGGGAGCGTTTCCGGCGTTGGCCGACGAAGGTGCGCATGCGGACCTCGTCGGTCCGCATGCAAGAGGGGAAGAGCAGCCCGTCAAGGTTCTCTTCGTCGTCTCTTCCGGGCGCAGCGGCTCGACGGTGATCGACCGGATGCTGGGCCAGTTCCCGGGTGTGTGGGGTGCGGGCGAGATCTCTTGGATATGGGAGTCGTCGCTGCTCAACAACGGCCGGTGCGGGTGCGGTGCCAAGTTCCACGAATGTCCCCAGTGGAACAAGGTGTTCGACCTACTCGGGGGTATGGACGCCGTGGATGCCGAGGCGATGGTCGCCTTCTGGCGGCGCGACGACAAGATGCTAGGCCCACACTTCCCGAGGCTGCTCTCACGCAGCGGGAGGAGGTCCATTCCGGAGTTCACCGATGCGGCTCGGGTACTCGAGCTGCTCATGGCGGCGATGAGGCGCGTGGCTTCCTGCCGTGTGATCGTCGACACGACCAAGAATCCGTTCCATTACGCCTATCTCCAAAAGAGCCCCGTCGTCGATCCCTATTTGTTGCTGCTGCTCAGAGATCCGCGGGCCGTCGCGTACTCGTGGGCGAGGCCGAAGAAGGAACTCGGTTACGACGACGGCAGGCCGATGCCCCGGGAGCCATTGGTGAAGTCCGCTCTGTGGTGGGACCTCATAGTGCAGTTCACGTCCATGTTCGGACGGGATAGGCCCGAGCGTTTCATGGTCCTCAGATACGAGGAGTTCGTCGAAGCCCCGCGCAGGGTTCTGGACGAGATCGGAGAGTTCTGCGGGGAGAAGTGGGACTGGTCGGGCGTGGAGGTCCCGGGAGCGGACGACGAGTTCCGCGTCGGGCTGAACCACTCCGTATGGGGAAATCCGATGAGATTCTCCGACGAGACGCTGCGTGTTCGTCCGGACGAGCGCTGGAAGGCCATGCCGCCGGGACAGAAGGCGGTCGTGGCGGCCCTGTGTGCACCCTGGATGCTGCGCACCGGCTATCTCGGATCAGGCAGCCGCTCGGGCTCTCGCGGTGCTTGA
- a CDS encoding copper chaperone translates to MTELEELRLQVSGMTCTGCEQNIERVVSRLEGIRAVDADHTSGSVVVRREPGSVDDDAIRQAITEAGYSVVD, encoded by the coding sequence ATGACCGAATTGGAAGAGCTGCGCCTGCAGGTCTCGGGTATGACGTGCACGGGTTGCGAACAGAACATCGAGCGAGTGGTCTCACGCCTCGAAGGAATCCGAGCCGTCGACGCGGACCACACCAGCGGGTCCGTGGTGGTACGACGCGAACCCGGCTCGGTAGACGACGACGCCATCCGACAGGCGATAACCGAGGCGGGCTACTCCGTGGTGGACTGA
- a CDS encoding carotenoid cleavage dioxygenase codes for MDRDAPVDERFADGRVFLTGLFEPVEDERDDADLEVEGEIPPQLDGLFVRNGPNPRFEPIDGYHPFDGDGMLHGVYLQDGRARYRNRWVRSKGLQAEMARGRALFGGFGGWVPPDPEVVAEVGPMKNTANTNVVRHSGRIFALMEAAPPTEIDWELETIGECDFGGRLEGPMTAHPRIDPVDGEMHFFGYWPMPPYLRYHVVDPAGELVHSTVIDIPAPVMIHDFVLTEDYAVFLDAPAVFDLHGLLAGGKPLRWEPDRGTRIGVLPRGAEGSQIRWFEVENGYVVHFFNAFSEGGVVEVHGPRFEEMPTGFELGPRPEDPVPLPWKWTIDLDSGKVVEEQTDETPGEFPRINEALMCRRHRYGYMCIARDWGFDLDFCGVAKSDIRTGTTVRHLYEEHEVCGEHVFVPDPEGSAEDDGWLMSFVVDRRDRSTDLVILDARDLGADPVARVHIPRRVPIGFHAAWIPRA; via the coding sequence ATGGATCGTGACGCACCGGTCGATGAGCGCTTCGCCGACGGTCGTGTCTTCCTGACGGGCCTGTTCGAACCCGTCGAAGACGAACGGGACGACGCGGACCTCGAGGTGGAGGGCGAGATTCCTCCTCAGCTGGACGGCCTCTTCGTCAGAAACGGACCGAACCCGCGCTTCGAGCCGATCGACGGTTATCACCCCTTCGACGGGGACGGCATGCTACACGGGGTGTACTTGCAGGACGGGCGCGCCCGCTACCGAAACCGCTGGGTGCGTTCGAAGGGCTTGCAGGCCGAGATGGCCCGGGGAAGAGCGCTCTTCGGAGGGTTCGGAGGATGGGTACCTCCGGATCCGGAAGTGGTAGCCGAAGTCGGTCCGATGAAGAACACCGCAAACACGAACGTCGTGAGGCACTCGGGGCGCATCTTCGCGTTGATGGAGGCCGCACCGCCGACGGAGATCGACTGGGAGCTGGAGACGATCGGCGAGTGCGACTTCGGTGGTCGCCTGGAAGGTCCCATGACCGCGCACCCCCGCATCGACCCGGTCGACGGCGAGATGCACTTCTTCGGGTACTGGCCGATGCCCCCCTACCTGCGCTATCACGTCGTGGATCCTGCCGGGGAGCTGGTCCACTCGACGGTGATCGACATCCCCGCGCCGGTCATGATCCACGACTTCGTCTTGACCGAGGACTACGCGGTGTTCCTCGACGCTCCGGCCGTCTTCGACCTCCATGGCCTCCTCGCGGGTGGTAAGCCGCTCCGCTGGGAGCCGGATCGTGGGACGCGTATCGGCGTGCTTCCACGCGGAGCCGAGGGTTCACAGATCCGCTGGTTCGAGGTGGAGAACGGCTACGTGGTCCACTTCTTCAACGCGTTCTCCGAGGGCGGCGTCGTGGAGGTGCACGGACCGCGGTTCGAGGAGATGCCCACCGGCTTCGAGCTGGGGCCTCGCCCGGAGGACCCGGTGCCGCTGCCGTGGAAGTGGACGATCGATCTCGACTCCGGGAAGGTCGTCGAGGAGCAGACGGACGAGACGCCCGGGGAGTTTCCGCGTATCAACGAGGCGCTGATGTGCAGGAGGCATCGCTACGGGTACATGTGCATCGCGCGTGACTGGGGCTTCGACCTCGACTTCTGCGGAGTGGCCAAGAGCGACATCAGAACCGGTACCACCGTCAGACACCTCTACGAGGAGCACGAGGTCTGCGGCGAACACGTCTTCGTCCCGGACCCGGAGGGATCGGCCGAGGACGACGGCTGGCTCATGTCCTTCGTCGTGGACAGGCGTGATCGGAGCACGGACCTGGTGATCCTCGACGCGCGCGACCTCGGAGCCGATCCGGTGGCTCGCGTCCACATCCCGAGGCGCGTCCCGATCGGCTTCCACGCCGCTTGGATCCCGCGAGCGTGA
- a CDS encoding cob(I)alamin adenosyltransferase produces MDERRTRSVVLVNTGDGKGKSSAAFGVMVRGWARGWRVAVVQFVKGGKWKTGERKLADHLGIEWHTLGDGFTWESSDLEATADHGRNAWRVAKEKIESGDYDLLILDELTYAVNYGWIPLDEVVETLRDRPARTNVVVTGRNAPPELVDVADTVTEMRKVKHAYDEGVRAMKGIEY; encoded by the coding sequence GTGGACGAGAGACGCACCCGCTCTGTGGTGTTGGTGAACACGGGTGACGGCAAGGGCAAGTCGTCCGCTGCATTCGGTGTGATGGTGAGAGGCTGGGCGAGAGGCTGGCGGGTCGCGGTCGTGCAGTTCGTCAAGGGTGGGAAGTGGAAGACCGGCGAGCGCAAGCTCGCAGACCACCTCGGCATCGAGTGGCACACGCTCGGAGACGGCTTCACCTGGGAGTCCAGCGATCTCGAGGCGACCGCGGATCACGGCCGCAACGCGTGGCGTGTCGCCAAGGAGAAGATCGAGTCGGGCGACTACGACCTACTCATCCTCGACGAACTCACCTACGCGGTGAACTACGGATGGATACCGCTGGACGAGGTGGTGGAGACGTTGCGCGACCGCCCTGCGCGCACGAACGTCGTGGTCACTGGCCGCAACGCCCCACCGGAGCTGGTCGACGTCGCCGACACCGTGACGGAGATGAGGAAGGTGAAGCACGCCTACGACGAGGGCGTGCGCGCGATGAAGGGGATCGAGTACTGA
- a CDS encoding dipeptidase, with protein MCDSVAVIRRGGVLFAKNSDRPPGEVQVVERHGRRPPTNRVHTQYLDLEDEGAQALVGSRPTWMWGFEHAVNESGVAVGNERVWTRLPASEEPRLVGMDLVRLAAERACSAEEAVTVIGECLERHGQGGVADAFHGEAYNSSFLVADRSSAWVLDTMGSSWVASEVDGAEAISNRLSLGPDWSRSSADVPRGHDVSAWRDSVWDPVADVRLACTRPYVHRLEMGLEADEGAARLVALMRHHGGEAWGAPLKRDRLPDPPPLGGGAVTVCMHVDGVAVTAASMVCWLPADPAEPVRGWFALGAPCVSVYVPVVVGAHVPRVLTLGSSWRAFDALRRLVERRVLGLPEVRERLDPIEDEGWAAASELAAAGDWTASSWQELGEKCAGEALAAARSLAESVDMSRVRQG; from the coding sequence ATGTGTGACTCGGTGGCCGTGATCAGGCGGGGCGGCGTGTTGTTCGCGAAGAACTCTGATCGCCCACCGGGGGAGGTGCAGGTCGTCGAGAGGCACGGCAGACGGCCGCCGACGAACCGAGTCCACACTCAATATCTCGACCTCGAGGACGAAGGAGCGCAGGCGCTGGTCGGGTCCCGGCCGACGTGGATGTGGGGTTTCGAACACGCCGTCAACGAGAGCGGCGTGGCCGTGGGGAACGAGCGCGTCTGGACCAGGCTGCCCGCTTCGGAGGAGCCGAGGCTCGTCGGAATGGACCTGGTGAGGCTCGCTGCTGAGCGGGCGTGCTCGGCAGAAGAGGCCGTCACGGTGATAGGAGAGTGCCTCGAACGACACGGTCAAGGTGGCGTAGCCGACGCCTTCCACGGGGAGGCTTACAACTCGTCCTTCCTAGTCGCCGATCGGTCGTCGGCCTGGGTGCTCGACACGATGGGCAGCTCCTGGGTGGCGTCCGAAGTCGACGGCGCCGAGGCGATCTCCAACCGGCTGTCTCTGGGCCCCGATTGGAGCCGGTCCTCTGCCGACGTCCCCCGGGGCCACGACGTCTCTGCTTGGCGCGACAGCGTGTGGGACCCCGTCGCGGACGTGAGGTTGGCCTGCACCAGACCTTACGTGCATCGGCTCGAGATGGGTTTGGAGGCCGACGAAGGGGCGGCACGTCTGGTCGCATTGATGCGTCACCACGGCGGAGAGGCGTGGGGAGCTCCACTGAAGCGTGACCGCCTACCCGATCCGCCTCCCCTAGGCGGCGGTGCGGTGACGGTGTGCATGCACGTCGACGGGGTGGCCGTTACCGCGGCCTCCATGGTCTGCTGGCTGCCTGCCGACCCGGCCGAACCTGTGCGAGGGTGGTTTGCGCTCGGAGCCCCGTGTGTGTCGGTGTACGTGCCCGTGGTGGTCGGCGCGCACGTGCCGCGAGTGCTGACCCTAGGGTCGTCGTGGCGCGCCTTCGACGCGCTCAGGCGACTCGTGGAACGTCGCGTACTCGGCTTGCCGGAAGTCAGAGAGCGACTCGATCCCATCGAGGACGAGGGGTGGGCTGCGGCAAGTGAACTCGCAGCAGCCGGGGACTGGACGGCTTCTTCGTGGCAAGAGCTCGGAGAGAAGTGCGCAGGGGAGGCTCTTGCTGCGGCGCGCTCGCTCGCGGAGTCCGTGGATATGAGCAGAGTTCGGCAGGGCTGA
- a CDS encoding flavin reductase, producing MDPQQKKIALRAINYGLYVATAVHDGEYAAAGVNWLTQASFEPPLVVLAAKADSGLRSLVTASGAFAVNVLASDQVDVAKDFFRSTTVEGDLICGHRFEPGPATGSPLLVETPWWFECRTTDVVDRGDHTIFVAEVVEAGVREGAEERRPLVLRDTGMNYGG from the coding sequence ATGGATCCTCAGCAGAAGAAGATCGCACTGCGCGCAATCAACTACGGGCTGTACGTCGCCACTGCGGTGCACGACGGCGAATACGCGGCCGCGGGGGTGAACTGGTTGACCCAGGCTTCCTTCGAGCCCCCGCTGGTGGTCCTGGCAGCCAAGGCCGACAGCGGCCTGCGATCCCTGGTGACCGCGAGTGGGGCCTTCGCCGTGAACGTCCTCGCTTCCGACCAGGTCGACGTGGCGAAGGACTTCTTCCGATCCACGACGGTCGAGGGCGACCTCATCTGCGGACACCGCTTCGAACCGGGCCCGGCGACCGGGTCTCCTCTCCTCGTGGAGACACCCTGGTGGTTCGAGTGCAGGACGACCGATGTCGTGGATCGAGGTGACCACACCATCTTCGTCGCCGAGGTCGTCGAGGCCGGGGTGCGTGAAGGGGCCGAGGAACGTCGTCCACTCGTCCTGCGGGATACGGGCATGAACTACGGCGGCTGA